TCATCTTTTAAGGCAGTTGTAAGGTATCTTTCTTCCAACAAGTTTCGAAAATGTTCCCAAGTCATTGTGTCTACTCCATGGATGGCCGCCATAGTATCCCACCAATAGctagcatcctccctcaacaagtATATTGCTAGTCGCACTTTGTCTTCTTGTGGGACTCGAGCTAGATCAAAAAGTCTTTCAATCGTGTGAATCCAATTCTCTATTACTTTCGAATCAATGCTTCCATAAAATTCTAGGGGGTGGAATTTCATAAAGGCCTCTGGAGAGTAATTGGCTATTGCATTCCTGACTTCTATTGGAGGAGTTGGAGGTGGTGCGTGTTGCTGTGCTCCATTTGTTGGTGGATGGTCTGCGCTATCGTGTGGTGATTCTTCATTACCCTGTGATCGTCCTTCATTTCTTTGTTGCCTTATGAATTGTGCTAGCAAATCTTCCAACCGTTGgtttttctccctttcttcttGAAATTTCCGCATTAGCTCAGTAACATTTGGAGTAGTTTGCTCTGCAGTATGCTCTCCAGCTGCATgtccttccattcttcaactctAAAAGGTCATGAGTTGGGATGATTACCATGAATAAAACTTTCTTGAAAGTAATTGACCATATCACTAATTTACACGCCAAGTAGCGCTAGATATAACTTTGCCAAGGGATTAAATTTAatgccaatatatatatatatatttataaggacTTACTTGATGAGTACCACGCTTACCATCATGCTTGTACATATGGGATTGTCTTCAAAACCGATCCGCTCTGATACCACtctgtaacgacctcctttcttaacatacatatatatagtgtaaaaacaaagtttaacctgaatataacaatactgaaattctgaatttacaaaagctttattaaacaatacataactaatgttcataacctcaaaccatacaatactcacaactaaataaaactttatcttacatacaaatcttaatacttttataaataattttcgtggcgttactacaccttaacgtagaaatgaagatgtatccaaccgataaattgaaaagctttatgtaaattacaacgttcatgaaatacttttaaagctttaagtaaattataaagttcacaaaattcttttaatgaaatataattataaaatcaagtttctcgtttatttataaaatagcatagcagaactccactcccttcaggtcagccccatatgtacagtcatgttggctccacgtatactcatcaacaatttatatttggggcctcttacgtacaatacaaaacattatctgatgaactaaggctcagtaagtagaataactacctcctatgcattaaaataaacgtgaaacatgctatgtattttctttatttctttcactttcctttcttttgggtcctagaggatgctgctgccggcattacatagggaatcacattcccacctgaacataaacatgataatagggaatttctccctcataaacattcattatatatagggaagtacatctccctccttacttatttgggacttaggtctcccaagcagcacctctactttaacgctttcaataacttgtttgtgaacattaagcgtgcttatgcataataaatataacattcttgaaaataacttatgcataagaacatggcaggataacatataaagcatataaatgcacataagacacataaaagacttgtattgtagatgaggattctacttaccttgcgtcttgataaaacaaccaaaattgttagcttcctgataaaaacacaaactattaacttacataaaatctacatgatgtaattttagtttacaattgttgttattctattttttcttttcttcttattttattgtttattttatgtccaggcttatggtcatactataattgtccatggcaagatcccggtttaaaagtcgtggtcatggtcatacggaaatgtccaggtcatagtatcagtccataataataggaaATAAGGTCATATAACAAAAGtccaaatagtccaaagtgtgaccatagcctatataagtttagtattataatgatacataaaaaaatagtttatatttcaaatttttttttgcattgtaaattatgacgacatggtaaaagaatctatatataaattttagcattataatggcatagtaaagtaatctatataaattctggcattataatggcatggtaacataatccgtatataaattttggcattatagtaaaataatctatatataaatttttggcattataacggcatagtaaaataatctatatataacttttggcattataacggcatagtaaaataatctatatataacttttgacattataacggcatagtaaaataatctatatataacttttggcattataacggcatagtaaattaatctatatataaattttggcattataacggcatagtaaaataatctatatataaattttggcattataacggcatagtaaaataatctatacatatataataactaaataacttaaatgaaaggctcgggaaagagcttacctaaaaggttttcgtaggctatCGTTACAGACAGAACTTTGCCTAGATCTTCAAGgttagaactttagaagggtgttaagaagatttttgggtagagtaagagaaagAAAACGAGGTTTTTGTGattcaagatgagttttggaagggctatttataggaaaattttgggttactatgctaataaaatatttaaaatataaagcatagtggaataataaaatattcaaaatataaacatggtggtttgctaaagtcatcattatatcactactgcatcatcatgtgggaaccatggggtggaccccgctgtgggacccatgtggaccctactgtgggacccactatgaatagtacccggtgaaaagtaaaaaaatgaaaatttctcaatcttcttatattacttagtttaacattttttactcacaaacttttctaaaaatgtttctctaacacccataaattaattattctcatgtgttagttacttcaacaacttagaattgttaaaatcccacaaTAGAATACACCTATATCTCCAACGGTCAagtcactattcaccaacggtcatacacctagtttttgtcctataaatacttgttccttcaaccatttacttgcaaacttcttcatctcttaaccttctagataacattcatcatcaaatcatgaatttctctttatttttcataactttagtgattgtttgcttgtatttagcatcattctatgggtattatactaatgaaatgcccatggaTATTATAGTTgtgtattcattagttattcttccactttacttaatagctctagccttcgattagcattgtaatgcagtcaaaagtataaataaaaatatcttctcttatctttcataattgtttataatgtatttgtaaaaagaaatgggagttacacggcctactaatcctgccattaaaccgcatttagggattccggggcattacatcaACCTTTTgttatcactgcaacacacaattttaatttcagaatctacttcactatagatgaatatttaagatattcaaactcctctaacatttgtttcaTAATATTAAAAGTATAAATAAGAGAatgtatgtacctcttgcaattaataatccaagctAGCAattttacttcactttgcaatgcactttgctattaaatccacaacctacaaaattaaattaattaataaagagaagaatactaaacaaatatcactaagtatttggattaacaataacttattattgtaattttagaaacttaattacctcaaatgtgtgcttaaaatagaaattttgaggcaaaaataccataaaagcTCACTCCAACAGGATCCACAacctataaaattaaattaattaataaataaattattactaaacaaataaaaataaattcaatGAGCCACtataattaacctaaacaaaaaatgtgGTATATAGAGCTCAAATATTTACACTTATAAACTCTAACAATTAAGTCACTAAAAACTCATTAATCACAAAAATATATAACTTTAATTTCATACAtctctaatttttaaaattatttaataaataaattttaacaaaacataactatatataatcaacctagcTAAAAtgctaataaaaaatttaaaatatatataattttcaaaattaaataataataaaaattttaaaaatcataaacatatatactttaATCAAAtctatgtaaaattaaaattgttttctacattgtcaacaaaattattatattagaaACTCACTCAAAATCTAATAATCATCAAAActaataaagaaaaatatcactaaatatcattttaacaatgatttattcttgtaattttaaaaacttaCGTAAAAAATatgcttgaaatagaaattttgagtcAAAATCTCACATTACAATCTTACTCCAACAACACCCTACAAATACATTATAAAAACTCATAATCTTaacaaaaaaacacaaaaaacgcATATAAATCTAATCCTAATGCAAAACCCATAGTTTATTTCATCAAATATTACCTCAATCCTTGAAAATGAAGTAAAATATGTAGGTTTGCAAGCCCTAAAATCACCAGAATTTCCCAAAAAAATGCCTCTATGTAATCGCACGAGGGGAAGAAGAAGGAGGATCGCGAGTATATAGCAGGGATATCATctaacgtctcccattgggagacgtgtcAGGGATccaacgtctcccaatgggagattAGATGTGATCCCTAGACACGTGTTGGACACCCAATATGCAACGTCTCCCCATTCTTGTAATGACTTACAATTttagtcattaataaaaactttcaatgtctcccaacataagacattAAAAACACATCctaacttttaatgtcttacaccataaaagtagaatttgttgtagtgaataTTAGTATGAAAGGTTGCAATCATGTGCGTTTGATGTATCTTATTAggttgtattgtattgtataGTATTATATGAGATTTGGTGCAAAATGACCATTAATAGTGTGTGGAATTAAGTAAATgtccatatttttattttttaataaaatagcataaccatctttttaatattatatgTTACCAAATATACCATttagcaaattactattttattctaaatattttaatattatggtatatgtatattagttttgtttaattagcttttattttaaagttattttgatttttttgatttttttatggATTTTTTAATGATATATTATACCACAAAATACGTATAcggagttgaaaaataatataccaaccaaacttacaaaattattactcaaaaatgtatatactaccattaaaatgtatataccatgatacaaaattatatgctatcattatgtataataagatagaaactaaatatcataaaaaaatgatataccataccacaaaaaacatatacactagttggaaaataatataccaacaacctataaaaaacttaaaaattcaatataactttaaaataaaatttaattaaacaaaactaatatacatatatcactatattaaattcatctgatcttaaataaatatataaaaatgatagaaaatgacaatttaggtaatcaacaatgtaaaatgatCAATTCtttacaatttttaaaataaggACATTAGTTTCTTGATGTCATTATTTTGggtcatttactataatttctcacagtattttatattatattgtataatatatttttatatagtatTATGTTAATAAAAGTCACTATCAAACTTaatactatataaaaaaaaatattatacatTACAATCTAATATAATGCTATACAACACAATATAATACAGTGCTATATAATAGGGAGTACAAAACACATATTATAAACATCTTTAACTATAgtgtatattaaatattatataataccTAATTAATATAAATTCTTGACTAAAAATTGTTCTGAAATCTTTATTGAAGTAACTCCCAAACTTTCGAAATACCTGGTCTCTTCCAACACAAGTTAGGCTCTCCAAAACTAAAAAAACACAATCTGATAGTTTCTCTCATGTCCAAGCAAGACTATTTATTgactagaaagaaaaaaaaacatagaataaTCCAACCAACTACTAAATACTAATTGGTAATGGTCCTGCCTCTTCCCCGCCTTTCTAAAATAAGTGTATTTAATAGCGACTCTATCAGTGTCTTACCACGCTGCAGTGTTAAAAGCCAATCAAATTCCTTGACCTATTGTCAAAAGTGCTCCCAACTCCACTGTAGAAAGTCTCGTATTTTTGacatttttataaattttaaactCATGTGCCACTTAAATGCATTGTAGACACATTTAAAACTATAAATGAAACAAGGATATAACAATCCTCTTAAGCTCATTTAATGGATTCTAATTTATGTGCCAGATAAGACCAAGCAGCCATGTTGCCTTGATATTTTACAACATGACCAAAAAGACCTTAAAGATATCCTCTCATGTATAATAATGTCAGTAATGGAGGAAAATGAAAGATAAAAAGGTTAAAAGTAGAGTCACCCCTCGGTTTAGGGGAACTTCACTAAACTACTTCATTTCTAGTATAGAGAATTTCTTGGCAAATTTTGTATAAAGTTTAAATATCATTAGGAGCCATCAAATTAATCAAAACGTAggccaaagaaagaaaaaacattaACAGCTTCAGCTTATTTAGTGCATAAAGGATAAAAATCACACGGTCACTAGCTGCAAATTACATTATCATACACAAAGCATAAACCGAATCATTTTATGGGAATTGACAGAGCCTAAAGAGAAGTGGCTAAAAACTAAGTGCTATATTATGACATTATactataattacaaaaaataaagctTGTTTTCTTGTGATATCTACTGCATCAGTTTATGATGATTCTAGATGGAAGGTAAACTGTTTGGGGTTGCTCCTCCAGGCTGAGGCTCTCACAAGTAACTATCTTCACAACAGAATGAACAGTAAGGCTGCTGTGCCTCTTCTGGAGTTCTGAAAATCCCCTACTGAGAACTTGACCCACCCATTCTTGCACCACTTTGAACCCATCTGACAAATATGTGGCTGCAAGTAATTGTTCCATGACCTTGGACTCAATCTCCAGGATACACCTGGAGTGAACAGTTTTGTGGAAGCTATTTTTTATCTCATTGAAGATTTTCTCAGCAAGCAAATTGAAATCGACCGGTTTGAAAACCACTGTTTCATCGACTTGGTCAATGAAATCTTGTAACCAAGCCTCGGAGTTCTCAGAAACACAGTCATTTTCAGAGCTTCCCTCATTTGCTTGCTGCTGCAGTTCATTTTCTTCAGCAGGAAGATTGAGATCTAGATGCCCAGATGATGTCTTGTGTGCTCGTTTCACCATCTCCGAACTATCATGCTGCTGTAGAGGTTCTCCAACACCAATTAACTTCCGTTTGTTAACTATTTGATTTGAAATGATGTCAGGTAGTATCCTGCTTTGGCTTACACCACTATCTTTAGAAGCACCTTCAATCATAATCCTCAGTGGCCGACCTTTTGCATTTGAGATTCTTTCCTCGGAATATTTGGATGATTCCTTATTAGAAACCTGGATATTATAGTCCTTCGAGAATGCTGAAGTTGTCAAGAAGATTTTGTTACTTGTGCTGACTTCTCTTCCGTAGGAGTCTGAAAATTTACCAGTCGAGATAGCCTGCAATAAACTTTTTCGAACCAGTACATCAGACTTGTGAACATTTTCAAGGAAGACAACTGCCAGAGGTTTCTTGTACATTTCCCCAGCAATACAATCAACGACACTCTTCCCTCTAAAGTTTACATCATAATTATCTGTTTCTGTTTCTGAATGGACCATTCCAGTTCCAGAGCTCAGATCCACACAGATCACATTCTCCCGGCTTCCATATAATATCCCAGCAAGAGAATAAGCAATTTTCTTCTTGCTACACCTATCCGGACCAATGAAATTCAACCATATATCCCCTCTCTGACTTCCTCCCCGGCATTTTTCTCTTGTTCTGCAGCGGACTAAAGTTTGGCTAATAACACTTATGGCTTCCCATTGCCAGCCAACACTCTCAAATAGAGCTCTAAAGAGCGTCTTCACATCTCTTGGATCAAATTGCCTATGATTGTCCGGACTAGCAGATATCGACTGAGACCTATGATTGAACTGATAGCCATTGGTGAGGTCAGCATTTTCCAAGATACAACCTGAGTTGTCTTGCTGAAGCTCCAAGTGATATTGATTTTCAGGTTTCTTTAACTTGTTAAAACCACTGGAAATGAAAATCCCCAGGCCCAGGTCTGTGGTCACAGAAGTTGCAGATGCAGGAGATCTTTGATTTCCATCACCCATGCTTGAATTGGAGATACTGCAACGAGGAGACCTGGTGCCACCCGACTCAAGATCTTCATCTTTTGAAGGCTTTTCCCATATTCCAGATGAAAAACTCTCTGTCTTCTCTTTGGAAACAGGAAAAGGATTGCTTGCTTGTGATGCTGAAAACTTTTTAACATCCGTTGGCAAGCATGAATTCAGATCCATGTGCCTAGTTCCATGTGAGGAAACATCCTCATTGATACTGCTCTGATTAGCAGCACTGTCCCTCCTATTTTCGGCAGACTGGAACCCGACTATAGTTGGATACAAATTTGCTTCAGACAATCGTCTAGTGTGGTGAGAAGCATTATCCCTACTCTTCTGCAGCCCTGGAACTTTGACATTCAATAGATCTCCATCATCTTTGGTCTGCACTGAAGAGATACAAACTGGTTTTCACACAAATACTGTGAAACATTCTGTTTTCTATTGAAACAAATAAAAGAACACTACCGAAGCTGTCAAGTATTTTAGTTTAGAGCAAGGCACCTCAAACAAAGaccttttaaaattataaaaaaaaaaaaatcaactttgTTTTAACCGAGTTCACTTTCAAAATTTCATCACTTGGTAAAGCTAAGGGAAAAACCGAAACCAAATATAAAGTTTTATTGCTTCCTTAAAGTGATACACACCTTCACATCCAATTCCTTCTTAGCATTAAGTGCTGCCATTTGCAACCAAGAAGGCAACCTAGATGGGCACTGATCTGCAACTGAAGAAGTAATGGCCACCTTTGACACATTAGATACTTCATGCTCAGAATTATCACTGTGCGGGAGAGAGCGAGACAGGCATTGAAAAGAACTGCTTAAGGGGAACTTTACATCAGTTGGTGCTGAAAAGAATCCGCCAAGCGGAACAAATGTCTCCATCAAGCTGTAAGTTCATTCATGGCCATAAAAATGCGAGTAAGATAAGAGAAAATACAAGGTAACATGGTGAAAAGTGAAACATGCAATGGTTTTTTGGACAAGACTAAAGAGGGAAGCACTTAACTAGATTGTTGTCCCTCAAACTTAGTATCAGAAAATTGGAATATTGTCAGTCATCACATTGCTAGAGCCCCATCAAGTTATTTACTATTGAACATAATTTTGCATAATTGAGCTTCTTAATAAGCATATATGGTTGGAATAAAAGCAACGATCAAGATCAATGTCTAATTATCTGTCGTGTAAGAATAGTTCTCAAAAAATTAATATCAAATGTCATCTAAACTAACAAAACTAACGAAAAGAAGAATAATTTTCATATTCGAAGAAATATATATGATCTCTCTATTGATAGTGACAACgattttatttgaatttatttattgcAATTAACATCCTTTTCTTTTTAAGAAAGCAAAATAAGCGGATgatattttaatgattaaatttCTAGCATGCTTATTTCTCCATAGCTAACTAAAATTAGCCCAAGCAATCACTTGGACAAACCAAAATCGATAACAGTGACTATCTTAGctcagaaagaaagaaaaaccctCTAAATCTGAACTAAACAAGAAGGTCAACCCTCCAGAGAATAAGACATCTTCAAATAAATATCCCGAATGTTTATCAATCAGAAAATTATGATATACCGAGGTCAATTAGTTAAAATAGGATTATTATGATAGAAAACTATATTCTGATTTaagttcaaaaaaataaaaattcaaatgaCAGAAGCAAACAACATCACTTAATATTTATCCGAGTCGTTCTACAAGAAGAAAATAAAGATATTGCTGAAAAGTGCAAGATgaggattttttattttttttttacgaCCAGCCAAAACACCTTTTTGACACTAATCAATA
This genomic interval from Humulus lupulus chromosome 8, drHumLupu1.1, whole genome shotgun sequence contains the following:
- the LOC133798267 gene encoding protein SMAX1-LIKE 7, whose translation is MPTAVSVARQCLTPEAAHALDEAVAVARRRGHAQTTSLHAVSALLSLPSSPLRDACARARNSAYSPRLQFKAMELCLSVSLDRVSSTQLADDPPVSNSLMAAIKRSQANQRRHPENYHMYHQIPQQSSIACVKVELQHLTLSILDDPVVSRVFGEAGFRSSEIKLAILRPFSQLLRYSRYRGPPVFLCNLTEYPPNQANRSSSFSFPGFPGIVSDGDGNCRRIGDILVRNKGRNPLLVGVCAYDALRSFTEALEKRKDGVLPVGLSGLTVVCVENDVSKTIMEESEKGCLSLKLREISKLVEQCSGPGVVVNFGDLKTFVDENSTVDIAGVSNVVDQLTRFLELQAGKAWLIGATASYESYLKFVSRFPSIEKDWDLQLLPITSLRSSMPESYPRSSLMETFVPLGGFFSAPTDVKFPLSSSFQCLSRSLPHSDNSEHEVSNVSKVAITSSVADQCPSRLPSWLQMAALNAKKELDVKTKDDGDLLNVKVPGLQKSRDNASHHTRRLSEANLYPTIVGFQSAENRRDSAANQSSINEDVSSHGTRHMDLNSCLPTDVKKFSASQASNPFPVSKEKTESFSSGIWEKPSKDEDLESGGTRSPRCSISNSSMGDGNQRSPASATSVTTDLGLGIFISSGFNKLKKPENQYHLELQQDNSGCILENADLTNGYQFNHRSQSISASPDNHRQFDPRDVKTLFRALFESVGWQWEAISVISQTLVRCRTREKCRGGSQRGDIWLNFIGPDRCSKKKIAYSLAGILYGSRENVICVDLSSGTGMVHSETETDNYDVNFRGKSVVDCIAGEMYKKPLAVVFLENVHKSDVLVRKSLLQAISTGKFSDSYGREVSTSNKIFLTTSAFSKDYNIQVSNKESSKYSEERISNAKGRPLRIMIEGASKDSGVSQSRILPDIISNQIVNKRKLIGVGEPLQQHDSSEMVKRAHKTSSGHLDLNLPAEENELQQQANEGSSENDCVSENSEAWLQDFIDQVDETVVFKPVDFNLLAEKIFNEIKNSFHKTVHSRCILEIESKVMEQLLAATYLSDGFKVVQEWVGQVLSRGFSELQKRHSSLTVHSVVKIVTCESLSLEEQPQTVYLPSRIIIN